CATATATTTTAAACAAATttgaaagaaaggaagaaaacaaCCAATACACATCCACACAAAGTCTACTTAGAAAAgactcaaaagccaaaccttaAGCTTAAAGCTTAAAATTAAAGCATATTGACATAATTTAGACAATATTCTCATGAAATATTTTTCCTTTGATAATCTTAATGGCCCGGGACTATTAAAATGATCATTAAGTAGGGAGTGTTATTTATCTTATTTTGTCCCTTAGGAACTCCAAATCTTACATCAAAACTGAAGTGACACGAACTAAAAGAATAATGCAAACTGGAGTATCCAAAAAGcagatttcttttctttttctaattctTTAAGCTTATATTCCACTCAAGAACTTCCATCACTTGTTCCAAACGGAAAAAATTGGTGTCATATTCCATTTGTGGAATATAAATACTTAGTGTTACGTTTCATAGGGTATTAACATTGTGTACTCTCTTCCAAGTTCCAACAATGTAAAACAGTTAGATCAATCTGTCACGAACCGGAATCCTAATTTcggagtcgtgatggcgcctaacatccacttgctaggcaaatcGACGTGAGATAATTAAATTACCAATTTTAACAGTTAAAAACGCAAAGATGATACACAACGAGAAATAGAAACCCAGTCTAACACAGTACTGATATAAATCACGTGATAATATCTACTCCCAGAAATCCGGAGTCACGAGCACATGAGCAGCTAGAAGTCCACAAgcaaagtctgaaataaatacaactggtTCGAAagaaatgaacagtaaaagtggggaaaaaaaggggacttcaaggtctgccgATCGACCTCGAGTCTTCGTATGCAATGATCCGAGCTGACGCACCTTACGCACCGCTAGGACTAATACCAGTATCTGCAAAGgaaagtgcagaagtatagtatgagtacaactgacccattgtactccgtaagtgtcgagcctaacctcgacgaggtagtgacgaggctatgacaagacgcCTACGTAGATAAACCTGTACAAGTTTATATAAAGTAGCAACAATAACATAGAATGATAATGTACGaactgggaggggacatgaaCAAGGGGGGCAAATATAATAGCTGCGACAGGTATGAAATCACGAAGTAGCCAAGTAAATCATCAACCGATGAAATCAGATAAaccaatgatatgaaaatggcacggtctcacctttcgtgcttttactctcatcctcactatGTAATCATgctaatgtaaatgaaatggcacgacgtcaccattcgtgcttttactctcttcctcaccatgtagtcatgataatgtaaatgaaatgccacggcatcacccttcgtattttttactctcttcctcaccatgtaataatgatGATATGAATTCTATTACGAAATAATGCGGGGAATAAATTTAACGTCAAATATGGTGCCATGATACCCAACTTCAACTTCCAGAAATATTCAACAACTATGAAATAAGCAATAATTACGAAACGAATAATCAAAGAAGTAATAACCTAACATAAGCATGTATATCATAATTAGCAAAGCAATAAAATACAAGGAAACAAGTTCCACCTGCATACTTTAACATAACAacgtataagtactcgtcacctcacttaTACATTGTTCCTACAtataaaacacgtagcaaatagactaacaagtcctaatatctcaagtcaaggttaaccccgacacttaccttgctctgcaattagcctccaaaccaatcaaatctaaccaaatatagttcaaacaattcaaaataagctttaaaaactACTCACAAGTGAAaaaaattcaatctttaatgtttttgaaaaagtcaataaaagtcaacccgggaCCCGCTTGAGCAAAAcacgagattcagaccaaaacccaattacctaTTCATcttgagcccggttatgtgatttgttttaaAATTTGACCCCAATTCGAGGtccaaatctcaattttataaaaaatttcaattCTACCCAagtccctaatttctaccatggaaaacctagatttgatattgaaatctcatgaaatataattgaaaagaaatggattaaagtcacgtactaatgaatttgggaagaaaaatctcttgaaaaatcgcctcaagGGTATTTAGGGTTATGAAATtgtgagaaatgagctaagtcctgtatttccctcttttacccacctgcggatgtcgcaattgcgatgtcttgTTAGCAATTATGAACATCACAAATGCGAGACAAGGGTCGCAAATGCAAAACCTGTCTCAGGGTCACAGAAGTCGCAAATGCCACATttgattcgcaaatgcgaaatcccAACCTTCGCAAATGTGGAccatttcttcgcaaatgcgaagacagcCTAAGGACTactgagtcgcaaatgcgactctgagATCGCAATTTCCATCACTGACAGTTCGCATATGCAAACAtaatcctcgcaaatgcgaaacaacCCAATCCAGCCCATGCTCACAAATGTGAACccttgttcgcaaaagcgaggcttgCAATTgtgagccagacctcgcaaatgcgagatctgcagtaAAGCACCAACACCAGCACCAGAAGTGCTCAGTTATTCCAACCTTAACCAAATTCATCCAAAatacatctgaaactcacctgagcccctcggactacaaactaaacatgcacataagtgtaacaatatcatacaaactcgctcgcgcgatcaaaacaccaaaataatacctagaaccaCGAATAGGAcatcaaaatatatgaaattttcaaagaaacttaagaactttcaaatttacaactggacgtccgaatcacgttaaatcaactctattttgcaccaaattttgcagacaagttataaatagtGAATTGAGCCTATACtaagttccggaaccaaaatttaAACCcgatagcaacaaagtcaacctacggttaaacttaggaattctttaaaccttcaaattattagttttcaacaaatcatgttaaatcaagttagggacttccgaattcaattccgagcatacgcccaagtcccaaatcacgatacagacctaccgggaccatcaaaataccaatCCGGGTCTATTTATACAATATTAACCGTAGTCAACTCATATCATTTTCAAGGCTAAAATTCAGATTTTCTTTAAAAACCTCACATAAAAAATTTCCGAAAAAAGACACGGACCGCACACGCAAATCGAAAAATACTAAACGGAACTATTCAAGGTCTCCGAATAcagaaataaaggctaaaactcaaaaatgactTATCGGGTCATCATACTTAAAATACGAACTATTTGTGCTCGATCGACTAATTTAATTTACTTGGTATATGTTGCCTTCCACTGTTATACGTATCGTATACTTCTATTAACTAACTCCAGCTTCCTCTATTTCCCTAACCTTATTCGGATGAGTATCATTTAAGCTTAGCAAGAGAAAGTTCAACTACGATACTGTTAAAAAAAACCAAACAAGCTAAGGGTGAGAAGACAATTTTCTTTTTCGTGAGAGAAGACATCATCTTCAACAATAATAACAAactcagtgtaatcccacaaataAAATTTAAGGAGAATAGTGCATACGCAGATCTTACCTTTATCTTGTCGAGGTAAAGAAGTTATTTTCGGTAGCCCCTTGGCTGAGGAAATGTAAGATAAGACATCATTATATGCAAAATCTTGATTGATATCTTTTATTTGACTCTATTCATTTTTTCCCCTTTGCTCCTCCTTATTTTTTCTAGAGGGAGGAGGTAGTGAGGATCGTGTTGACCTAAGTGGTTTTGATTTTGATGATTGAAAAAAGAACACAtacatgaaccaggtccatggacagtgtacacagggcacgggcagattcaagcacaaggcatgcaTGTGAAATGGATAAGCATAAGTGATTATATCTGATATTCCCTGAacaaaaaggttgcataattgataaggagcaggactccttacttgaagagaactctatcctagataagtaAAGAGTTAGAGATTGAAGTTAACTAGAAATCTTCCATCAAGGAAGATTAAatcattagaactctagttaatctTTATTTACTAACTTTATAAATATTAGCGTTGTTCTCTTTTAAAGGTGatgcacaaacgctgaagttaaacaagagttgagagcaaaatagcaaggtattttgcaagcaattcctgtGTGATTTGAGTGTGAGAACctaaagctacatgaaccagatagaataACCAGTTTCAAAtgtttgtcttttattctagttcaattgtagtagggattttgagttgtacctttcagctttctctAGAAACAATTGTACATGTACTCTGagtgtattgttcaagttagagttaacttgaaattgtCGCAATAGTCTGAGACTGGTTGCCACAAaggattagaggtaatccttaggtttacaagaggTTTATAAACgttgtttttggctcagtgatttagtgaagtgttgggaaaaatcctactgggtagtaggccgtggttttttcaccttttgagccaggtgttttccacgtaaaatacttgtgttctttactttctgcatttattattctgcAATAGTAGTAtgaggaacacatagaagaaccaggtccttctataatttgtgcacgcaaaaaattagataccacacaaatcacccccttcttgtttggtattgaagtataaaacatttgggcagaagctgtgaacattggttgctacatcataaataggtgcatgactagacctcttatcGAGAAGACTCCCTAtaagttacttaaagggagaaagccaaaaATATCTCATCTTAGgtcatttggatgcaagtgctttgtgcacaataatggtaaatattccctaggtaagtttgatcccagaagtgatgagagagtattcttgggatattcttcacatagtaaagcttataagattgATAACAAAATAattatgtgtgtagaagaaagtgtacgtgtggtttttgatgaaactaacattatttctgagaggcaggaacaGGATGATGAAGCAAtagggctggtaagaaactcaaatgaaaccacggcccagactgaagctgcactagaggaaggaacatgtgatggaacaggtccttccaACTAGGGCAACCTGACAAGGGGGAACTGAATTAAGATaaactgatcctcaaacctcgacggaacctgtccatgaacttgttcctcagcaacaaaacattgaaggaacgTCCAGGGGAAACCAGCTgattgtgaaaccttacaagtaccaaagttctcatcccattgagaacataatcactgatccaacttctagaatcaaaaccagatcttctttgaagaatctttgagcttttgatgcttttttatctcttattgaaccaaAAAATGTTACTGAGACTTTGTAGGATGCAAactgggtgaatgcaatgcaagatgaactcaaccaatttgagagaagtcaaatTTGGCATATGATACCAAAACCCAAGAACAGATCAGTAATAagcacaaaatgggtctttagaaacaaacttgatgaagatggaccagttacaaggaacaaggcaagattggtggtgcaaggatatagtcaagaggaggatATAGaatatgatgagacttttgctccagttggAAGATTGGAAataattagactccttatagcctttgctgcaTACATGGAATTCACTTTCCattagatggatgtcaagagtgtcTTCCTCAATGAATATATAAAgcaagaagtgtttgtcaagcaccccccggctttgaaagcaagga
This region of Nicotiana tomentosiformis chromosome 4, ASM39032v3, whole genome shotgun sequence genomic DNA includes:
- the LOC138910129 gene encoding uncharacterized mitochondrial protein AtMg00820-like, with product MTRPLIEKTPYKLLKGRKPKISHLRSFGCKCFVHNNGKYSLEESVRVVFDETNIISERQEQDDEAIGLDANWVNAMQDELNQFERSQIWHMIPKPKNRSVISTKWVFRNKLDEDGPVTRNKARLVVQGYSQEEDIEYDETFAPVGRLEIIRLLIAFAAYMEFTFH